A DNA window from Tenuifilaceae bacterium CYCD contains the following coding sequences:
- a CDS encoding acetyltransferase — protein MAYMLQHILKYRIKVTRNNLKLAFPNKTETEIKELEDKIYQNLADISVEALKGFTMLNKQVIRRHKILNPELLEQYYSKGQSIIGVAGHFNNWEWGAISAGLQLKHYPIAIYKPMSNKLIDWFMKWNRSVRGTLLAPTASTYETFQKYENEKCIFILVADQSPSRSSKAYWINFFNQETACIHGPEKYARIYNYPVIFIDIQRAKRGFYEIELTTLTNNPADLQEGELTQIYMEKLETVIRRNPESWLWTHRRWKHKRPIEKHLS, from the coding sequence ATGGCCTACATGCTACAGCACATCCTAAAGTACCGGATTAAGGTTACCCGTAATAACCTAAAATTGGCATTTCCCAATAAAACCGAAACCGAAATAAAAGAACTTGAGGATAAGATATACCAGAATTTAGCCGACATTTCTGTTGAAGCCCTTAAAGGTTTTACCATGCTTAATAAGCAAGTAATTAGAAGACATAAAATACTAAATCCAGAATTGCTGGAACAATATTATTCAAAAGGGCAAAGTATCATTGGTGTTGCAGGTCATTTCAACAACTGGGAATGGGGTGCGATTTCGGCCGGACTTCAGCTAAAGCACTACCCCATAGCTATTTACAAGCCAATGAGCAATAAACTCATAGACTGGTTTATGAAATGGAATAGATCGGTACGAGGTACGCTTTTAGCCCCAACCGCCAGCACCTATGAAACATTTCAAAAATACGAAAACGAAAAATGTATATTTATATTGGTCGCAGACCAAAGCCCCTCAAGATCTTCGAAAGCTTACTGGATTAATTTTTTTAATCAGGAAACAGCCTGTATTCATGGCCCAGAGAAATACGCTAGAATTTACAACTACCCTGTAATATTTATCGATATTCAAAGAGCAAAAAGAGGATTTTACGAAATAGAACTTACAACTTTAACCAATAATCCGGCTGATTTACAAGAAGGAGAGTTAACTCAAATTTACATGGAAAAACTTGAAACGGTAATCCGTAGAAATCCTGAAAGTTGGCTTTGGACCCATAGGCGTTGGAAACATAAAAGGCCAATCGAAAAGCATCTATCTTAA
- a CDS encoding anhydro-N-acetylmuramic acid kinase: protein MAFSEDQMQTSYICVGVMSGTSLDGLDICLCKFICETNHNWKYSIVKADTRPYPTQIKEQLENAPNLNGEQLTHLDYQYGHWIGKTVSAFLQNAKERPQFIASHGHTIFHNPQHGYTLQIGKGSAIAAQTTIPCISDFRSSDVCKGGQGAPLVPIGDKLLFSEYDICLNLGGIANLSYDNNQNQRIAYDISPCNMLLNCLAGMVGKEFDKDGEIGKLGDIDSDLLTKMNLLDYYSLENPKSLGREWFEGNILKLINASKCSTESKLRTSYEHIAAQITNVTNKVKGNTLLITGGGAKNSFLIDLIINKSTKKVIIPDALTIDFKEALVFAFLGVLYKEKLNGALASVTGAKTDSIGGCLYY from the coding sequence ATGGCCTTTTCAGAGGATCAAATGCAAACATCCTATATTTGTGTAGGAGTAATGTCGGGTACCTCGCTGGATGGGCTAGATATTTGTCTTTGCAAGTTCATTTGCGAAACCAACCATAACTGGAAGTATTCGATTGTAAAAGCAGACACACGTCCCTATCCAACACAAATTAAAGAGCAACTTGAAAATGCACCAAATCTAAACGGTGAACAACTCACACACCTCGATTACCAATACGGACATTGGATAGGCAAAACGGTAAGTGCCTTTCTTCAGAATGCAAAAGAGAGGCCGCAATTCATTGCCTCGCACGGACACACAATTTTTCACAATCCACAACACGGGTATACTCTACAAATTGGTAAAGGATCTGCCATTGCTGCACAAACAACTATTCCCTGCATATCCGACTTCAGATCGTCAGATGTTTGCAAAGGAGGTCAGGGTGCTCCTTTAGTTCCAATAGGAGACAAATTGCTTTTTTCGGAGTACGATATCTGCTTAAACCTAGGCGGAATAGCCAACTTAAGTTACGACAACAATCAGAATCAAAGAATTGCTTACGATATCAGCCCATGCAACATGCTTCTCAATTGTTTAGCAGGTATGGTAGGAAAAGAATTCGATAAGGATGGGGAGATTGGGAAATTAGGGGACATTGATTCTGATCTCCTAACCAAAATGAATTTGCTAGATTACTATAGTTTAGAAAATCCAAAATCGCTTGGTAGAGAATGGTTCGAGGGTAATATCCTAAAATTGATAAATGCGAGCAAATGCTCTACCGAAAGCAAACTCAGGACATCATACGAACACATTGCAGCACAAATCACCAACGTAACCAATAAGGTAAAAGGAAATACGCTACTTATCACGGGTGGCGGAGCTAAAAATAGTTTTTTGATAGATTTAATTATCAATAAATCAACAAAAAAGGTAATCATTCCCGATGCTCTTACGATTGATTTTAAGGAAGCATTAGTATTCGCCTTTTTAGGTGTTCTATATAAAGAAAAACTGAATGGCGCGCTAGCCAGTGTAACCGGGGCGAAAACAGATTCAATTGGTGGCTGCTTATACTATTAA
- a CDS encoding dipeptidase — MRKLTAKLLVFVAIGLWAKPSNACTNYLVTKGASVDGSTMITYAADSHYLFGELYFKPAADYPSGTLMKIYEWDTGKYLGEIPQVNHTYSVVGNMNEYQVSLGETTYGGREELADSTALIDYGSLMYIALQRSKTAREAIKVMAELVDQYGYYSEGESFSVADPNEVWIFEMIGKGVDLKVDKKTKKTYNANRGALWVAIRIPDGYVSGHANHARITTFQKENMTTSISSKNLDKIFDPNIEVVYAYDVVDYARKHKLFDGKDEDFSFSDTYAPLDFEGARFCEIRVWSFFKEVNKSMWDYFDYAKGHNLSKRMPLYIKPERKLSVSDMMGFMRDHLEGTELDMSKDAGAGPHALPYRWRPLTWEYEGKTYFNERATATQQTGFSFVAQARNWLPNPIGGIFWFSVDDAASTVYFPVYCGVTSVPEAYAEGKGDMLTYCDNCAFWTFNKVSNFAYLRYDLMSQDIKKVQSELETRFINNTPIVDATAKELYTNDPKEAIKFLTDYTVNTGNYVVNRWEKLFQHLLLKYMDGNVKQEENGNLKYNKYNSCPAPVKNPEYPNWWKKNLIESTGDKLLEPTTESKH; from the coding sequence ATGAGAAAACTCACAGCTAAATTGCTTGTTTTTGTTGCAATAGGACTTTGGGCAAAACCATCCAATGCTTGCACCAATTATTTAGTAACCAAAGGCGCATCGGTTGATGGTTCCACAATGATTACCTATGCTGCCGATTCACATTATCTTTTCGGTGAACTGTACTTTAAACCAGCAGCCGACTACCCTTCCGGAACATTAATGAAGATTTACGAATGGGACACTGGAAAATATTTGGGCGAAATCCCCCAGGTAAACCACACCTATTCCGTAGTTGGTAATATGAATGAATATCAAGTATCATTAGGTGAAACAACCTATGGCGGACGCGAAGAATTGGCCGATAGTACAGCCTTAATCGATTATGGATCATTAATGTACATTGCACTCCAGCGCTCTAAAACAGCTCGCGAAGCAATAAAGGTAATGGCCGAATTGGTTGACCAATATGGCTACTATAGCGAAGGAGAATCATTTTCGGTTGCAGATCCAAACGAGGTATGGATATTTGAAATGATTGGTAAAGGTGTTGACCTTAAAGTTGATAAGAAAACTAAGAAAACCTACAATGCCAACAGAGGTGCTCTTTGGGTTGCAATTCGCATACCCGATGGCTATGTTTCAGGACATGCAAATCATGCGCGTATCACCACTTTCCAAAAAGAAAATATGACTACATCAATTAGTTCTAAAAATCTTGATAAAATATTTGACCCCAATATTGAAGTTGTTTACGCTTACGATGTGGTTGATTATGCTCGTAAACATAAACTATTCGATGGTAAAGATGAAGACTTTAGTTTCTCCGACACTTATGCCCCACTCGATTTTGAAGGTGCTCGTTTTTGCGAAATAAGGGTTTGGTCATTTTTTAAAGAGGTTAACAAATCGATGTGGGATTATTTTGATTATGCAAAAGGTCACAACCTATCCAAACGCATGCCTTTGTATATCAAACCTGAAAGAAAATTATCGGTTAGTGACATGATGGGATTCATGCGCGATCACCTAGAGGGAACTGAACTTGATATGAGCAAAGATGCTGGTGCTGGCCCTCATGCGTTACCTTACCGCTGGAGACCTTTAACTTGGGAATACGAAGGTAAAACTTACTTTAACGAACGCGCAACGGCTACTCAACAAACAGGGTTCTCATTTGTTGCCCAAGCCCGCAACTGGTTACCCAATCCTATAGGTGGAATTTTCTGGTTTAGCGTTGATGATGCTGCTTCAACCGTATATTTCCCTGTCTATTGCGGAGTAACATCAGTTCCAGAAGCATATGCTGAAGGGAAAGGCGATATGCTAACCTACTGCGACAACTGTGCTTTCTGGACATTCAACAAGGTATCAAACTTTGCTTACCTACGTTACGATTTAATGAGTCAGGATATTAAGAAAGTTCAAAGCGAACTTGAAACTCGCTTTATCAATAATACTCCAATTGTTGACGCAACAGCAAAGGAACTTTATACGAACGATCCCAAAGAAGCCATAAAATTCCTGACAGATTATACAGTAAACACTGGCAACTATGTGGTTAACCGTTGGGAAAAACTTTTCCAACATCTACTACTTAAATACATGGATGGCAATGTAAAACAGGAAGAAAATGGAAACCTCAAGTACAATAAGTACAACTCCTGTCCTGCGCCAGTTAAAAACCCAGAATATCCAAATTGGTGGAAGAAAAATTTGATAGAATCCACCGGTGATAAGTTATTAGAACCAACAACCGAAAGTAAACATTAA
- the rplS gene encoding 50S ribosomal protein L19 produces MNLIKVAEESFAVKKEHPDFKSGDTVVVHYKIIEGNKERVQNYRGVVIQRKGTGTTETFTVRKISSGVGVERIFPLHSPFIDQIEVVKEGKVRRARIFYLRDLTGKKARIKEKKRRLDTQE; encoded by the coding sequence ATGAATCTTATTAAGGTAGCTGAAGAGTCGTTTGCTGTAAAAAAAGAGCATCCAGACTTTAAGAGCGGTGATACTGTAGTTGTTCACTATAAGATTATTGAGGGGAACAAAGAGCGTGTTCAAAACTACCGAGGTGTAGTTATTCAGAGAAAAGGGACAGGTACAACCGAAACCTTTACAGTTAGAAAGATTTCTAGCGGTGTTGGTGTAGAAAGGATTTTCCCTTTACACTCTCCATTCATCGATCAAATTGAGGTTGTAAAAGAAGGTAAAGTTCGTAGAGCCCGTATCTTCTATCTACGCGACCTAACTGGCAAGAAGGCTCGTATTAAAGAGAAGAAAAGAAGACTTGACACACAAGAATAA
- the msrA gene encoding peptide methionine sulfoxide reductase MsrA produces the protein MIRIVIVSTILVTAKIATAQVNNVKHMSNKQIEVTTLGAGCFWCVEAIFKRIDGVINVESGYSGGMVKNPTYRDVCTGNTGHAEVIQITFNPTKISFAQLLEIFFKTHDPTTLNRQGADIGTQYRSIILYHSEEQRLIAEDVIRKLNGAGIWNDPIVTQVESFIVFFKAENYHQDYYANNTKQPYCQMVINPKIEKFERIFKEYIKK, from the coding sequence ATGATCCGTATAGTTATTGTTTCAACAATACTGGTAACAGCTAAAATAGCAACTGCACAAGTAAACAATGTTAAACATATGTCGAACAAACAGATTGAAGTAACCACTCTAGGAGCCGGTTGCTTCTGGTGTGTTGAGGCAATATTTAAGAGAATAGATGGAGTAATTAACGTTGAGTCGGGATACTCCGGGGGAATGGTCAAAAATCCAACATATAGGGATGTTTGCACAGGTAATACAGGTCACGCAGAGGTAATTCAAATTACATTCAACCCTACAAAAATTTCCTTTGCACAACTCTTGGAAATATTTTTTAAAACCCACGATCCCACAACTCTTAATAGACAGGGTGCCGACATCGGAACACAATACAGATCAATTATATTATACCATTCAGAGGAACAGCGATTGATTGCCGAAGATGTTATTCGAAAACTAAATGGTGCGGGTATCTGGAATGATCCGATAGTTACTCAGGTGGAGTCTTTCATTGTATTTTTCAAAGCCGAAAACTACCATCAGGATTACTATGCAAACAATACAAAGCAACCTTACTGCCAAATGGTAATAAATCCTAAAATTGAAAAATTCGAAAGAATTTTTAAGGAATACATCAAAAAGTAA
- a CDS encoding dipeptidyl carboxypeptidase II has translation MRRISLLILATMVSAGLANSQEPKRPNPFLSEYTTPFKVPPFDLIDYEHYIPAFKQGIEEQKKEIEAIVNNDKPANFENTILAFDKSGNLLTKVSTVFYSLNGANTTPELQKIAREISPLVTEHRDNISLNEKLFQRIKAVYLNRDNANLTALQKRTVEKYYNDFVRNGADLNDADKAKLRDINQKLSKLGLKFGENLLDETNKNFKLVIDNETDLDGLSKGMIDAAAADAKQFGLDGKWVFTLQKPSMIPFLQYSTKRDLREKLYTGYLMRGNNNNEFDNKEIILDIANLRAERAKLLGYKSYADYTISNNMAKTPEAVYDFLNKVLEPAMVAAKRDRDEMQQIIDKEGGNFKLAPWDWWYYAEKLKKEKYNLDESELKPYLALDNVRNGMFYVANKLYGITFTKRTDLPVYHPEVETFEVKENNGKFIGLLYLDYYPRLGKRVGAWCGRFRQQSYENGKKIEPIVNIVTNFTRPTSDAPALLTWDETTTLFHEFGHALHGLFTDGEYDRIAGSLARDMVELPSQVMENWAGEPEVLKVYAKHYKTGEPMPADLISRLQNSMTFNQGFETVEYIAASILDLDWHSFSEPQKVDVLEFEKNSMKKINLMDEIYPRYRSTYFNHIIGGYAAGYYVYLWAAVLDTDAFNAFVETGDLYNQEIAKKFRKFILTEGGNDEGMIQYNKFRGKEPSVEPLLKKRGLK, from the coding sequence ATGAGACGAATAAGTTTATTAATTCTTGCAACCATGGTATCAGCAGGACTTGCTAATTCCCAGGAACCGAAAAGGCCAAACCCTTTCCTTTCGGAATATACAACTCCGTTTAAGGTTCCTCCTTTCGATTTAATCGACTACGAGCACTATATACCTGCATTCAAGCAAGGTATTGAAGAACAAAAAAAGGAAATTGAGGCAATTGTTAATAATGACAAACCTGCAAATTTCGAGAACACAATCCTAGCATTCGATAAATCAGGGAACTTGCTCACTAAAGTTAGCACCGTGTTCTACTCTTTAAACGGAGCAAACACAACCCCCGAACTGCAAAAAATTGCCAGAGAAATCTCCCCGCTGGTAACCGAGCATCGCGACAATATTAGCCTCAACGAAAAACTTTTCCAACGTATTAAAGCAGTTTACCTGAATAGGGATAATGCAAACCTTACCGCATTACAAAAACGAACAGTAGAGAAATACTACAACGATTTTGTTCGCAATGGAGCAGATTTGAACGATGCCGACAAGGCAAAACTTCGTGACATCAATCAAAAGTTATCGAAACTAGGTTTAAAGTTTGGCGAAAATCTACTTGATGAAACCAACAAAAACTTCAAACTTGTTATTGATAACGAAACCGACTTGGATGGCTTATCAAAAGGGATGATTGATGCAGCAGCTGCCGATGCAAAACAATTTGGGTTAGACGGAAAATGGGTATTCACCCTCCAAAAACCCAGCATGATTCCATTCCTACAATACTCAACAAAACGCGATTTAAGAGAGAAACTCTACACTGGCTACCTAATGCGCGGAAATAATAATAACGAATTCGACAATAAAGAAATCATTCTTGATATTGCCAACCTTCGTGCCGAGAGGGCAAAACTGCTTGGTTACAAAAGTTACGCGGATTATACCATCAGCAATAATATGGCCAAAACGCCCGAGGCTGTTTATGATTTCTTGAATAAGGTTCTAGAGCCCGCCATGGTTGCCGCAAAACGCGATCGCGATGAAATGCAGCAAATAATTGACAAAGAAGGTGGAAACTTTAAACTTGCCCCATGGGATTGGTGGTATTACGCCGAGAAACTCAAAAAGGAAAAATATAACCTTGATGAATCGGAGTTGAAACCATACCTTGCATTAGACAATGTTCGCAATGGAATGTTCTACGTTGCCAACAAGTTATATGGTATAACATTTACCAAACGTACCGATCTTCCTGTTTATCATCCTGAGGTGGAAACTTTTGAGGTTAAAGAAAACAACGGTAAATTTATTGGATTACTTTATCTCGATTACTATCCAAGACTTGGCAAACGAGTAGGTGCATGGTGCGGCCGATTCCGTCAACAATCCTATGAAAATGGAAAGAAAATTGAGCCAATTGTAAATATTGTAACAAACTTTACCCGTCCAACTAGCGATGCTCCTGCCTTACTCACATGGGACGAAACTACCACTCTCTTCCACGAATTTGGGCATGCCCTACATGGATTATTCACCGATGGAGAATACGACAGAATAGCTGGTAGCCTTGCCCGCGATATGGTTGAGCTACCATCGCAGGTTATGGAAAACTGGGCAGGCGAACCCGAAGTATTAAAAGTTTACGCTAAGCATTACAAAACTGGAGAACCCATGCCCGCTGATTTGATTAGTCGTCTACAAAATAGTATGACATTTAATCAGGGATTCGAAACCGTTGAATACATTGCAGCATCGATCCTCGACTTGGATTGGCACAGCTTCAGCGAACCTCAAAAAGTTGATGTTCTTGAATTTGAGAAAAACTCGATGAAGAAGATTAACCTGATGGACGAGATTTACCCCCGCTACCGCTCAACCTACTTTAACCACATCATTGGAGGATACGCTGCAGGCTACTATGTTTACCTTTGGGCTGCAGTGCTCGATACCGATGCATTCAACGCATTTGTAGAAACAGGCGATTTGTACAACCAAGAAATAGCCAAAAAGTTCCGTAAGTTTATTCTCACCGAAGGTGGCAATGACGAGGGAATGATTCAGTACAACAAGTTTAGAGGAAAAGAACCTTCAGTGGAGCCACTACTCAAGAAACGAGGGTTGAAATAG
- a CDS encoding MFS transporter — MPIVVLFYQSNGLSIKQVFILQSIYSLSIVLLEIPSGYFADVLGRKNSLIAGAILGFAGYSIYSISAGFIGFMIAEIILGFGQSMISGADSALLYDSLLDDGKQDNYLKLEGRMTSIGNFAEATAGIIGGLLAAYSLRYPYYGQTLIAFIAFPAALTLIEPKINQNRIDLNWKQIIGIVRYSLIENAELRWNIIYSSVVGASTLTMAWFVQPWLIRADVKVESFGIIWTGLNLIVGVAAMYAYKTELKFGRKQVIIAFSIAIGLGFIIAGIIPHLWALTFFVIFYIARGIATPILKDGINRISPSNMRATILSVRNFTIRIIFSIWGPFYGWLTDKWSLMHALVIAGMIFIVLASISIIALSRKKI; from the coding sequence ATGCCAATTGTGGTTTTGTTCTACCAAAGCAACGGGCTCAGCATAAAGCAAGTATTCATTCTTCAGAGTATTTACTCACTATCAATTGTACTGCTAGAAATTCCTTCGGGATACTTTGCCGATGTTTTAGGAAGAAAAAACTCCTTAATTGCCGGTGCAATTCTAGGCTTTGCTGGTTACTCCATCTACTCAATTTCAGCAGGTTTTATAGGCTTTATGATTGCCGAAATCATTCTTGGCTTTGGTCAAAGTATGATTTCGGGCGCTGACTCGGCCCTACTATACGACTCGCTTCTTGACGATGGCAAACAGGACAACTACCTAAAACTTGAAGGTAGAATGACATCGATTGGGAACTTTGCCGAGGCCACTGCTGGAATTATTGGAGGACTACTTGCTGCATATAGCTTACGTTACCCCTACTACGGACAAACCCTAATTGCATTTATCGCCTTTCCTGCTGCGCTTACTTTAATAGAACCAAAAATCAACCAGAATAGGATTGATTTAAACTGGAAACAGATTATTGGAATTGTTCGCTACTCGTTAATCGAAAATGCTGAATTACGCTGGAATATAATATACTCGTCGGTTGTGGGGGCATCTACACTGACCATGGCTTGGTTTGTACAACCCTGGTTAATTAGAGCCGATGTTAAGGTGGAGTCGTTCGGAATTATTTGGACAGGACTGAACCTGATTGTTGGTGTTGCTGCAATGTACGCCTATAAAACAGAACTTAAATTTGGTCGAAAACAAGTAATTATCGCATTTAGTATCGCAATTGGGCTTGGGTTCATAATTGCAGGAATAATACCTCACCTGTGGGCTTTAACCTTTTTCGTTATTTTCTACATTGCTCGGGGAATTGCAACGCCAATACTAAAGGATGGAATTAATCGTATATCGCCCTCAAATATGAGAGCCACAATTCTCTCCGTTCGAAATTTCACCATACGAATTATCTTCTCAATTTGGGGACCTTTTTATGGTTGGCTTACCGATAAATGGAGCTTAATGCATGCATTGGTGATTGCTGGGATGATTTTTATTGTGTTGGCAAGCATATCTATAATAGCCTTAAGTAGAAAGAAAATTTGA
- a CDS encoding WYL domain-containing protein yields MAKGSSLLRYYLIIYAIRNLKKTNSTEIIYYLRDQSEYRQIGELKISKRTLRRDLSDIKSFFGIDIEYSRKEGRYIVSNFEDRETYIDEIMTNFEILNSIEAHQGKYPEYIIPENRKPRGNQYFVLISKAIKECKRVTFNYKKYYPEVSETRTVEPYALKQSRERWYILGFEKEDSTEKSFGLDRIEDLKITEERFEKKEVNWNAKYHDVFAMFTDGEKAEDVVLSFDHRDGNYIEAMPIHHSQKLTREQDRTIVKLHIQITLDLIMELMSRSWSIEVIEPQSLREKLHNIYKGAMERNS; encoded by the coding sequence ATGGCAAAAGGTTCAAGTTTATTGAGATATTACCTCATAATTTATGCTATAAGAAACCTCAAAAAGACTAATTCAACTGAGATTATTTACTACCTAAGAGACCAAAGCGAGTATAGACAAATAGGCGAATTAAAAATCTCAAAACGTACATTAAGGAGAGACCTTTCCGATATTAAAAGTTTCTTTGGAATTGATATAGAGTATTCAAGAAAGGAAGGGCGATATATTGTTTCCAACTTCGAAGACCGAGAGACTTATATTGATGAGATAATGACTAATTTCGAAATTCTTAATTCAATAGAGGCACACCAAGGAAAGTACCCTGAATATATTATCCCCGAAAATAGAAAGCCAAGAGGGAACCAGTATTTTGTTTTAATTAGCAAGGCAATAAAAGAATGTAAAAGGGTAACGTTTAACTACAAAAAATACTATCCCGAGGTATCCGAAACAAGGACAGTTGAGCCCTATGCTTTAAAGCAAAGCCGAGAAAGGTGGTATATTTTAGGTTTTGAAAAAGAAGATTCTACTGAAAAATCATTCGGTTTGGATCGGATAGAGGATCTAAAAATTACAGAAGAGAGATTCGAAAAGAAGGAGGTTAACTGGAACGCCAAATACCACGATGTGTTTGCAATGTTTACCGATGGAGAAAAGGCCGAAGACGTTGTGCTATCCTTCGACCATAGGGACGGCAATTATATTGAGGCTATGCCAATACATCACAGCCAAAAACTTACCCGAGAACAGGATAGGACAATAGTAAAACTCCATATTCAGATAACTTTAGATCTGATTATGGAGCTTATGTCGCGTAGTTGGTCAATTGAAGTTATTGAACCACAAAGTTTACGGGAAAAATTGCATAATATTTATAAAGGGGCGATGGAGAGGAATAGTTGA
- a CDS encoding hydrolase, with protein sequence MKLTFLGTGTSQGVPVIACACPVCQSTDDRDKRLRTAALIEHQGITIAIDAGPDFRLQMLRAKVKNLNAILVTHEHRDHISGLDDVRAFNWINKHPMDIWGEPRVLDAIRTEYSYVFAEHKYPGIPEICLHEIDGQPLEIMGIKVIPIRAYHYKMPIYGFRIGDLTYITDANFISEEEKEKIVGSKYLVVNALRMQKHLSHFSLPEALKLISELGPRRAFITHISHQMGLHKDVCAQLPENVCIAYDGLTIEC encoded by the coding sequence GTGAAATTAACTTTTCTAGGAACCGGAACTTCACAGGGTGTGCCAGTAATTGCATGCGCATGCCCTGTTTGTCAATCAACCGATGACCGCGATAAACGTTTAAGAACTGCTGCGCTTATCGAGCATCAAGGGATAACCATAGCTATAGATGCAGGTCCCGATTTCCGCCTACAAATGCTTAGGGCGAAGGTTAAGAACCTGAATGCAATTCTTGTAACCCACGAGCATCGTGATCATATCTCGGGATTGGATGATGTTCGGGCATTCAACTGGATAAACAAGCATCCAATGGATATTTGGGGCGAACCAAGAGTTTTGGATGCAATTCGTACCGAATATTCCTATGTATTTGCCGAACATAAATACCCCGGTATTCCTGAGATTTGCTTGCACGAGATTGATGGTCAGCCTTTAGAAATTATGGGGATCAAAGTAATTCCCATCAGGGCTTACCATTACAAAATGCCTATTTACGGTTTTCGCATTGGCGATTTAACTTACATCACCGATGCTAACTTTATTTCCGAGGAGGAGAAAGAAAAGATTGTTGGATCGAAGTATTTAGTTGTGAATGCCCTTAGAATGCAGAAACATTTATCGCACTTTTCATTGCCCGAGGCATTAAAACTTATTTCGGAACTTGGTCCACGTCGTGCATTTATTACACATATTAGCCATCAAATGGGTTTGCATAAGGATGTGTGCGCTCAGTTACCAGAGAATGTTTGCATTGCTTACGATGGGTTAACTATAGAGTGCTAG